A section of the Gemmatimonadales bacterium genome encodes:
- a CDS encoding helix-turn-helix domain-containing protein: protein MHPLHIQLLVSDPDRDDVTALRDALQRAGHVVVDHEVATVPDGVAAGADFIIADAAARPSPERLDSAEARHIAAVLHFTRGNKRQAALLLGIARSTLLAKIRRYHLPSTD, encoded by the coding sequence ATGCATCCGCTGCATATCCAGCTCCTCGTGTCCGACCCCGATCGCGATGACGTGACCGCGCTGCGCGACGCGTTGCAGCGCGCGGGGCATGTGGTGGTCGATCACGAGGTCGCCACCGTGCCCGATGGGGTTGCGGCCGGTGCGGACTTCATCATCGCCGACGCCGCCGCACGCCCGAGTCCGGAACGCCTCGACTCGGCCGAGGCACGGCACATCGCCGCCGTGCTGCATTTCACTCGTGGCAACAAGCGCCAGGCCGCCTTGTTGCTTGGCATCGCCCGGTCGACGCTGCTCGCCAAGATCCGCCGCTACCACTTGCCATCGACCGACTAG
- a CDS encoding prepilin-type N-terminal cleavage/methylation domain-containing protein: MQRGMVLIELIFTLAVAAIVAAFGFVRLASITDAATTNEATQRVVTLLDAARGAAVRLDGVAIVALSDSVYAVRVVQGTDTIAAWNETGSHRDGITLSGVGAPIRFGPAGIAVGAANRTLVIGKGSAQRRIVLSRLGRLEY, translated from the coding sequence ATGCAACGCGGGATGGTCCTGATCGAACTCATCTTCACCCTGGCGGTCGCCGCAATTGTGGCGGCGTTCGGTTTCGTGCGCCTGGCGTCGATCACCGACGCCGCCACGACCAACGAGGCGACGCAGCGTGTGGTCACGCTGCTTGACGCGGCACGCGGCGCCGCCGTCAGGCTCGATGGCGTGGCGATCGTTGCACTCTCCGATTCCGTCTATGCGGTTCGCGTCGTGCAGGGAACCGACACCATCGCGGCGTGGAACGAGACCGGATCGCATCGCGACGGCATCACCCTGAGCGGCGTCGGTGCGCCGATTCGATTCGGCCCGGCGGGAATCGCCGTCGGTGCAGCGAACCGGACCCTGGTGATCGGGAAGGGCTCGGCACAGCGACGAATCGTCCTGTCACGCCTCGGCCGGCTCGAGTACTAG
- a CDS encoding HD domain-containing phosphohydrolase, whose translation MYSASTSTAPGEVSLVTTLVVDDEEPVRGTLQRFLTSIGHEVVTADSAAGALGELARRKVSCILLDVRLPDGSGLDLVPTLIAKEPHVAILMLTAVNDAHSAALCMQRGAMDYLVKPVDLSELERAIARALARRRDLIEQAETQAWLQREIVQRGAELRRERGNLERISVATLEALVNALEAKDPYLRGHSARVADLSAMVAAELGLNDEQVELVRTAGRLHDIGKIGIRESVLGKRGPLSEEEFEHVRSHVTIGAQILAPLTHLRDVIGYVRSHHERADGTGYPDGLSGDAIPIGARILGAAEVYDALTTARPYQEKMSPEEAVGRMRDLTGTVIDGDVHRALAAVVARRKTLVFLDERESLQ comes from the coding sequence ATGTATTCAGCATCCACCTCGACCGCGCCAGGCGAAGTTTCGCTGGTCACGACGCTTGTCGTCGATGACGAAGAACCGGTCCGCGGGACGCTGCAGCGCTTTCTGACCAGCATCGGGCATGAAGTGGTCACCGCGGATTCTGCTGCGGGGGCGCTCGGCGAACTCGCGCGCCGCAAGGTCTCGTGCATTCTTCTCGATGTGCGCCTTCCCGACGGCTCCGGACTCGATCTCGTGCCGACATTGATCGCCAAGGAACCGCACGTCGCGATCCTGATGCTCACCGCCGTCAACGACGCTCACTCCGCCGCGCTCTGCATGCAGCGCGGAGCGATGGACTATCTCGTCAAGCCGGTCGACCTCTCCGAGCTGGAGCGCGCCATCGCGCGAGCGTTGGCGCGGCGGCGCGACCTGATCGAGCAGGCGGAAACGCAAGCGTGGTTGCAGCGCGAGATCGTCCAGCGCGGTGCCGAACTCCGTCGTGAACGCGGCAATCTCGAGCGCATCTCCGTCGCGACGCTCGAAGCGCTCGTCAATGCGCTGGAAGCGAAGGATCCCTATCTCCGCGGGCATTCGGCGCGCGTCGCCGATCTCTCCGCGATGGTCGCCGCCGAACTGGGGCTCAACGACGAACAGGTCGAACTGGTGCGGACAGCTGGCCGGTTGCACGATATCGGCAAGATCGGCATTCGCGAATCGGTCCTCGGGAAGCGCGGACCGCTCAGCGAAGAGGAATTCGAGCACGTGCGCTCGCATGTGACGATCGGTGCACAGATCCTCGCGCCGCTCACCCACCTGCGCGACGTGATCGGCTACGTCCGGTCGCATCACGAGCGCGCCGACGGCACCGGCTACCCCGACGGACTGAGCGGCGACGCCATCCCGATCGGCGCCAGGATCCTCGGCGCAGCCGAAGTGTACGATGCGCTCACTACCGCGCGGCCGTATCAGGAAAAGATGTCGCCCGAAGAAGCGGTGGGACGGATGCGGGACCTCACCGGCACCGTGATCGATGGTGATGTGCATCGCGCTCTCGCCGCCGTGGTCGCACGGCGCAAGACGCTGGTCTTCCTCGACGAGCGCGAATCGCTGCAGTAG
- a CDS encoding MqnA/MqnD/SBP family protein — protein sequence MPRTIRVAHSPDSDDAFMFYALAEGKIDTGDLRYEHELSDIESLNQRARRKELDVSAVSIHAYAYIAQDYALLNSGSSMGDGYGPRIVGRDAPAGDPRDGVRGRRIAVPGLLTTAYLALRLYQPEFDAVVVPFDQIEDAVHRGEVDLGLLIHEGQLTYADDGLQLWADLGEWWLHDTGFPLPLGGNAVRRDLGPVIIDQVARDLRDSIVYGLEHRQRALDHARQFNRGISDERTDTFVGMYVNQWTVDYGDRGRAAVQLLLDRAADAGIIPQRVAVDFAGV from the coding sequence ATGCCGCGGACGATCCGTGTGGCGCACTCACCCGATTCGGACGACGCCTTCATGTTCTACGCACTCGCCGAAGGGAAGATCGACACCGGCGACTTGCGCTACGAGCATGAACTGTCCGATATCGAATCGCTCAATCAGCGCGCCCGCCGCAAGGAGCTCGACGTCTCCGCCGTGTCGATTCACGCGTACGCGTATATCGCGCAGGACTACGCGCTGCTCAACAGCGGCTCATCGATGGGCGACGGATACGGGCCGCGCATTGTCGGTCGCGACGCGCCGGCCGGCGACCCGCGCGATGGCGTCCGCGGTCGCCGGATCGCGGTGCCGGGGCTGCTCACCACGGCGTATCTCGCGCTGCGACTCTATCAGCCCGAGTTCGATGCGGTGGTGGTGCCGTTCGACCAGATCGAGGACGCGGTGCATCGCGGCGAGGTCGATCTCGGACTCCTGATTCACGAGGGCCAGCTCACGTATGCCGATGACGGCCTGCAGCTGTGGGCCGATCTGGGCGAGTGGTGGCTGCACGACACCGGCTTCCCGCTGCCGCTCGGCGGCAACGCCGTCCGCCGCGACCTCGGTCCTGTCATCATCGACCAGGTCGCGCGCGACCTGCGAGACAGCATCGTCTACGGACTCGAGCACCGGCAACGCGCGCTTGATCACGCGCGGCAGTTCAACCGGGGCATTTCCGACGAGCGCACCGACACCTTCGTCGGCATGTACGTGAATCAGTGGACGGTGGACTACGGCGATCGCGGACGCGCGGCCGTCCAGTTGCTCCTCGACCGCGCCGCCGACGCGGGGATCATTCCGCAGCGGGTCGCCGTCGACTTTGCAGGCGTGTAA
- a CDS encoding zinc ribbon domain-containing protein, protein MTPTPTTCARCGNAASGNFCAACGAPLGAATCSACGTTLSPNASFCHKCGAPAGGGARPAPGATWPGRGGAVPLPAGDRTPWMIAGLLVVVVIVGVVLAARHRNAPVVPTMANAGNAVQGVADDPTANAPAGRAPDISSLTPKEQYTRLVDRISQAMDKGDTATVITFTPMALGAYANLPAGDRDIDARFHAAILEAQVGMFDNAKALADTIMQLAPDDLFGYYIRAAVAGFAGDSAAAKSARAGFRSHFDAEMKKQRPEYTEHLALLQQYRQGDGAH, encoded by the coding sequence GTGACCCCGACCCCGACGACATGTGCTCGCTGCGGCAACGCGGCGAGCGGTAATTTCTGCGCCGCCTGCGGAGCGCCGCTTGGCGCCGCCACGTGCTCGGCCTGTGGAACCACGCTCTCACCCAATGCCAGCTTCTGCCACAAGTGCGGCGCACCGGCCGGCGGCGGAGCGCGACCGGCGCCGGGCGCGACGTGGCCGGGACGCGGAGGTGCCGTTCCGCTCCCCGCGGGCGATCGCACGCCGTGGATGATCGCCGGGTTGCTGGTCGTGGTCGTGATCGTGGGTGTGGTCCTCGCGGCGCGGCATCGCAACGCGCCGGTGGTGCCGACGATGGCCAATGCCGGCAACGCGGTGCAGGGTGTCGCGGATGATCCGACCGCCAACGCACCGGCCGGGCGCGCCCCCGATATCTCCAGTCTCACGCCGAAGGAGCAGTACACCCGGCTCGTCGACCGGATTTCGCAGGCGATGGACAAGGGCGACACTGCGACGGTGATCACCTTCACTCCGATGGCACTCGGCGCTTACGCCAACCTCCCGGCCGGCGATCGCGACATCGACGCCCGGTTCCACGCCGCCATCCTCGAGGCGCAGGTCGGCATGTTCGACAACGCCAAGGCGCTCGCCGATACCATCATGCAACTCGCACCCGACGATCTCTTCGGCTACTACATCCGCGCGGCCGTCGCCGGATTTGCGGGTGATTCCGCCGCCGCAAAAAGTGCCCGCGCGGGATTCCGCTCCCATTTCGACGCCGAGATGAAGAAGCAGCGGCCGGAATACACCGAACATCTGGCGCTGCTGCAGCAGTATCGCCAGGGGGACGGAGCACACTGA
- a CDS encoding BamA/TamA family outer membrane protein yields the protein MIGRAGAQQVSRDSTPRITAVTLDRFSIFDRSDSSWLARFGNSLHYTTRAGIIREELLFHQGERYDSAKVAETERNIRALGVFRDVTIDSVPSDSGVTVHVVTRDGWTTRPDFRFHSTGGSVAYTAALIEDNLLGTITQTELLYQKDPDRTTTVLGFHRNRLIGGKVLAATQFANRSDGELFSAELAVPYFAIASPSAASILLDDRRDRILQYRDGEAVASDTTQNRYLLVRGDAGWALHANSKGYLRLGFAAQVRRDDYETEQLFDQGAGRFAGKSVTGAAGVYLEARHVNIPKIRGFQSFGRAEDVDLSTIVRLSLFAAPSFLGYDAGGVAPGISAHIGARAGHALGWADGIADGLYTSRGLDSGQVSIAGTVALLPSPRHEFIAHGEFAALRNPLPGTEFDLGLGAGPRAFTQHSFTGDREFFTTAEYRYTVSPELLKVVGVGLAAFVDYGGAWWSDEARRTGWDYGVGLRLGASRAPDVEVNRIDLAWRAPRPGIPGGWVLAVGKGFVFSTGPRGTSR from the coding sequence GTGATCGGCCGCGCCGGTGCGCAGCAGGTCAGCCGCGATTCGACCCCCCGCATCACCGCCGTCACCCTCGATCGCTTCAGCATCTTCGATCGTTCGGACTCGAGCTGGCTGGCGCGATTCGGCAATTCACTGCACTACACCACGCGCGCCGGCATCATCCGCGAAGAGCTCCTCTTCCATCAGGGCGAACGATACGATTCGGCAAAGGTCGCCGAGACCGAACGCAACATCCGGGCACTCGGAGTATTTCGTGATGTCACCATCGATTCGGTGCCGTCGGATTCCGGCGTCACGGTGCACGTCGTGACCCGGGACGGGTGGACGACGCGACCGGATTTCCGGTTCCACTCGACCGGCGGTTCGGTCGCCTACACCGCCGCGCTGATCGAAGACAATCTCCTCGGCACCATCACGCAGACCGAGTTGCTGTACCAGAAGGATCCCGATCGCACCACGACGGTACTCGGATTCCACCGCAACCGTCTCATCGGCGGCAAGGTCCTCGCCGCGACGCAGTTTGCCAACCGTTCCGACGGCGAGCTCTTCTCCGCCGAACTCGCGGTGCCGTACTTCGCAATCGCGTCGCCGAGCGCGGCGTCGATCCTCCTCGACGACCGGCGTGACCGGATCCTCCAGTACCGCGATGGCGAAGCAGTCGCATCGGACACGACGCAGAACCGCTACCTGCTGGTGCGGGGCGACGCGGGGTGGGCGCTGCACGCGAACTCGAAGGGATATCTGAGGCTCGGCTTCGCCGCGCAGGTGCGTCGCGACGATTACGAGACCGAGCAGCTCTTCGACCAGGGCGCCGGACGGTTCGCCGGCAAGTCGGTGACCGGTGCCGCCGGCGTGTACCTCGAGGCGCGCCACGTCAACATCCCGAAGATTCGCGGATTCCAGTCATTCGGTCGGGCCGAGGATGTCGACCTGAGCACCATCGTCCGACTGTCCCTGTTCGCCGCACCGTCGTTTCTCGGTTACGACGCAGGCGGCGTCGCTCCAGGAATCTCGGCGCACATCGGCGCCCGCGCCGGGCACGCGCTCGGGTGGGCCGACGGCATCGCCGACGGGCTCTACACCTCGCGGGGACTCGACTCGGGACAGGTCTCCATCGCCGGGACCGTTGCGTTGCTGCCGTCACCGCGGCACGAGTTCATCGCGCACGGCGAGTTTGCAGCACTTCGCAATCCGCTCCCAGGAACCGAGTTTGATCTGGGACTTGGCGCGGGACCGCGTGCCTTCACGCAGCACTCGTTCACCGGGGATCGCGAATTCTTCACCACCGCCGAGTATCGCTACACCGTGTCACCCGAACTGCTCAAGGTGGTTGGTGTCGGGCTGGCGGCATTCGTGGACTATGGCGGCGCGTGGTGGTCTGATGAGGCGCGGCGAACCGGGTGGGACTACGGAGTCGGGCTGCGCCTCGGCGCATCGCGCGCGCCCGACGTCGAGGTCAACCGGATCGATCTCGCGTGGCGAGCCCCCCGTCCGGGGATCCCCGGAGGGTGGGTTCTCGCCGTCGGCAAAGGCTTCGTTTTCTCGACCGGACCACGCGGAACGTCGCGGTGA
- a CDS encoding copper resistance CopC family protein — protein sequence MNFLLTLTLAAGTFFHTALKSSIPAKGASVHAPARISLTFTEKVILAQSSISVLTGDSTLVEKLVVKGTSDPATIEGAVTKHLTPGKYVVRWKTASDDGHVVRNVFGFTITAGQ from the coding sequence GTGAATTTCCTTCTCACCCTGACGCTTGCCGCCGGGACCTTCTTCCATACCGCGCTCAAGTCGTCGATTCCGGCCAAGGGCGCCTCGGTGCACGCGCCGGCCAGAATTTCACTGACCTTCACTGAAAAGGTGATCCTGGCGCAATCCTCGATCTCCGTGCTCACCGGTGATTCGACGCTGGTGGAGAAGCTCGTGGTCAAGGGAACCAGCGATCCCGCCACGATCGAAGGGGCGGTCACCAAGCACCTCACCCCCGGCAAGTATGTGGTGCGATGGAAGACGGCATCGGACGACGGGCACGTGGTGCGTAACGTCTTCGGCTTTACCATCACCGCGGGACAGTGA
- a CDS encoding SCO family protein, whose product MIRPAVPLAAALLFGCGGGGDPPRSPHGFAGTELATPVPKPDFRFTDSRGAPFNFDSATAGRVTLLMFGYTNCPDVCPVHLNNLAAVLDKMPDEIQRQVTVVFVTTDPRRDSLPVLDAWVKGFDPTFVGLTAPDSVIEAAQRMVRIPAAEPGAPDAKGKYAVGHSSVVIAYTRDGEGRVEYPFGTRQRDWAHDLPLLVRYAR is encoded by the coding sequence GTGATCCGCCCAGCGGTCCCGCTCGCCGCCGCGCTCCTCTTCGGATGCGGCGGGGGCGGGGACCCGCCCCGTTCGCCGCACGGATTCGCCGGAACCGAACTCGCCACCCCGGTTCCCAAGCCCGACTTCCGCTTCACCGATTCGCGCGGTGCGCCGTTCAACTTCGATTCGGCGACCGCCGGCCGCGTCACGCTGCTGATGTTCGGGTACACCAACTGCCCTGATGTCTGCCCGGTCCATCTCAACAACCTCGCTGCGGTGCTCGACAAGATGCCGGACGAGATCCAGCGCCAGGTCACTGTGGTATTCGTTACTACAGACCCGCGGCGCGATTCGTTGCCGGTGCTCGATGCATGGGTGAAGGGGTTCGATCCCACGTTCGTGGGCCTCACCGCCCCTGACTCGGTGATCGAGGCGGCGCAACGGATGGTGCGGATACCGGCGGCGGAGCCGGGAGCGCCCGATGCCAAGGGGAAGTACGCCGTGGGGCATTCGAGCGTGGTGATCGCCTACACCAGGGATGGCGAGGGGCGTGTGGAGTATCCCTTCGGTACACGTCAGCGGGATTGGGCGCACGATCTGCCGCTGCTGGTGCGCTATGCCAGGTAG
- a CDS encoding cytochrome c oxidase assembly protein, which translates to MQWWCSATDTPWSWSWQWYPGVDLLMVLVAIAWWNLGRTGRWAARPWGWFLAAWLVLLATLDWPIGKLGAGYLASVHTGQFLLMTLAVAPLLIRSVPREGWLALAPAGSRAWRVLRYMGRALPGLLCYNVLVLSSHIPGVVDTAMRSQLGSFALDLGWLVAGLSLWWPIIAPEEFISLGVFGKIGYLFGATIGPTIPAMMMVFSDWPLYRLYELAPRVAAHFSANDDIKLAGLSMKLIGDLPIWGAAIVVFFRGTSAQGELVDA; encoded by the coding sequence ATGCAATGGTGGTGTTCGGCCACGGATACGCCGTGGAGCTGGAGCTGGCAGTGGTACCCGGGAGTCGATCTGTTGATGGTGCTGGTCGCGATCGCGTGGTGGAACCTCGGACGGACGGGGCGGTGGGCGGCGCGTCCATGGGGGTGGTTTCTCGCCGCATGGCTGGTGCTCCTTGCGACCCTCGACTGGCCGATCGGCAAGCTCGGCGCCGGGTATCTCGCCAGCGTACACACCGGACAGTTCCTGCTGATGACGCTCGCGGTTGCACCGCTCCTCATCCGGAGCGTTCCGCGCGAAGGTTGGCTCGCGCTGGCGCCTGCCGGTTCGCGCGCATGGCGCGTGCTCCGGTACATGGGGCGGGCGCTTCCGGGCCTGCTGTGCTACAACGTCCTCGTCCTCTCGTCCCACATTCCCGGCGTCGTCGACACGGCGATGCGGTCCCAGCTGGGCTCGTTCGCCCTCGATCTTGGCTGGTTGGTTGCGGGGCTCTCGCTCTGGTGGCCGATCATCGCGCCGGAGGAGTTCATCAGTCTCGGGGTGTTCGGCAAGATCGGCTATCTCTTCGGCGCCACGATCGGCCCGACCATTCCGGCGATGATGATGGTCTTCTCCGACTGGCCGCTCTACCGCCTCTACGAGCTCGCGCCGCGCGTTGCCGCGCACTTCAGCGCCAACGATGATATCAAGCTCGCCGGCCTCTCCATGAAGCTGATTGGCGACCTCCCGATCTGGGGGGCGGCGATCGTCGTGTTCTTCCGGGGAACGTCGGCACAAGGAGAACTGGTCGATGCCTGA
- a CDS encoding AI-2E family transporter: MAAVTHPAPPRRIRERALHQPRGWMLAGILVILMMAVLRLASAFFLPVFASALLALLLAPPVRWLSQRRVPAGLAAGLVVIAVVLVTTTVIISLARPAASWLARAPETLEQVQHRLQQIATPLHNLQRTAAKVQEVTSTPTPGDVRAKVEVAPPGVLSSVPGTTIGVLGAISSVIFLTFFLLAAGERFRQKLGDIMPERYRRETVDGLRDLQTQMSRYLSTSVLIHVSLGTATWAVLKVIGLPNPALWGALAAILNFIPYLGSLAMLAVIGVMSLATFDDTRHVLYAVGAFLVISVLEGNVITPLLLGHRLPLNAVAIFLGLLFWGWIWGITGAVLAVPLTVLIKVIADRVRPLAPLSVLLGN; encoded by the coding sequence ATGGCCGCTGTGACGCACCCGGCACCGCCGCGTCGGATTCGTGAACGTGCGTTGCATCAGCCGCGCGGCTGGATGCTCGCCGGGATCCTCGTCATCCTCATGATGGCGGTGCTGCGTCTCGCCAGCGCCTTCTTTCTTCCCGTGTTTGCCTCCGCACTTCTCGCGTTGCTGCTCGCCCCGCCGGTTCGCTGGCTGAGCCAGCGTCGCGTGCCCGCCGGACTCGCAGCCGGCCTGGTCGTCATCGCGGTGGTCCTGGTCACCACGACAGTCATCATTTCGCTGGCGCGACCCGCCGCATCGTGGCTGGCGCGGGCTCCGGAGACACTCGAGCAGGTGCAGCACCGGTTGCAGCAGATCGCCACGCCGTTGCACAACCTGCAGCGCACCGCAGCCAAGGTGCAGGAAGTGACCAGCACCCCGACGCCGGGCGATGTACGCGCCAAGGTGGAGGTGGCGCCGCCAGGCGTTCTCTCCTCGGTGCCAGGGACGACCATAGGGGTGCTTGGTGCGATCTCGTCGGTGATCTTCCTGACCTTCTTCCTGCTCGCTGCGGGTGAACGCTTCCGACAGAAGCTGGGCGACATCATGCCGGAGCGATACCGTCGCGAGACGGTCGACGGACTTCGCGACCTGCAAACGCAGATGTCACGCTACCTCTCTACCAGTGTCCTCATTCATGTCTCGCTCGGTACCGCGACGTGGGCGGTGCTGAAGGTGATCGGCCTCCCGAATCCGGCGCTCTGGGGCGCACTCGCGGCGATCCTCAATTTCATTCCCTATCTCGGGTCGCTGGCGATGCTCGCGGTGATCGGCGTGATGTCGCTCGCGACATTCGACGACACCCGGCATGTGCTGTACGCCGTTGGTGCATTCCTGGTGATCTCGGTGCTCGAGGGTAACGTGATCACGCCCCTCCTCCTCGGACACCGTCTGCCGCTCAATGCGGTGGCGATCTTCCTCGGCCTGCTGTTCTGGGGGTGGATCTGGGGGATTACCGGGGCCGTGCTCGCGGTGCCGCTGACGGTGCTGATCAAGGTGATCGCCGATCGGGTTCGGCCGCTGGCTCCGCTCAGCGTCCTGCTGGGCAACTGA
- a CDS encoding plastocyanin/azurin family copper-binding protein, protein MIGTRWQRVLTALAAGGAVAGCSGSSPTSPGTGGGNGNNVQASANLTFSPSVITIQPNQSVTWVFGTVGHTVTFDAVAGVPDNIGAVNAPNANTSASRTFTTAGTYNYHCSIHPEMTGSVVVTSNSVTPPPPPPPPPPPDSNYPYGRRVP, encoded by the coding sequence ATGATCGGGACCAGGTGGCAGCGGGTTCTCACCGCGCTCGCGGCGGGTGGCGCGGTCGCTGGATGCAGCGGCAGCTCGCCGACGTCGCCAGGGACGGGCGGCGGAAACGGCAACAACGTCCAGGCGTCGGCGAACCTGACCTTTTCACCCAGCGTGATCACCATCCAGCCCAACCAGTCGGTGACCTGGGTCTTCGGGACCGTGGGACACACGGTCACCTTTGACGCGGTTGCCGGCGTGCCGGACAACATCGGCGCCGTCAACGCGCCCAATGCCAACACCAGCGCGTCGCGGACCTTCACGACGGCGGGCACCTACAACTACCACTGCTCGATCCACCCCGAGATGACCGGGTCGGTGGTGGTGACCAGCAACAGTGTGACCCCGCCGCCGCCCCCTCCTCCGCCACCGCCACCGGATTCGAACTACCCGTACGGTCGCCGAGTGCCGTGA